The following proteins are encoded in a genomic region of Schistocerca serialis cubense isolate TAMUIC-IGC-003099 chromosome 9, iqSchSeri2.2, whole genome shotgun sequence:
- the LOC126418897 gene encoding uncharacterized protein LOC126418897 isoform X3 — protein sequence MKLLLLAALVAVVAAERLDNSYLPPAGAPLAGGAPGAIAAPFGGPGGAFRPGAGGAAGRPGLGGIGGAGGPGAGGFPGAGRGPGGAGAGGFPGVGGAGGFPGAGAGAGGARPGAGGFPGAGGAGGFPGAGGPGGFPGAGAGGARPGAGGFPGAGGAGGFPGAGGAGGFPGAGAGGARPGAGAGGARPGAGGFPGAGGAGGAAGGPVIPILKYENVNNGDGSYYFSYETGNGIAQDEQGYLKNAGIPDAEAETVQGRYTYTGDDGVQYTITYTADENGFQPQGAHLPTPPPIPEEILRSLEQNAAEEAAAAKAGGVAGGAFGGAPGAGAGGAFGGAPGAGAGGAFGGRPGAGAGGAFGGAPGAGGAFGGAPGAGAGGPFGGRPGAGAGGPSSGAPGAGGVFGGGRAPGAGAFGRPGAGAGAGATPGYSPESGYSYPNPGK from the exons ATGAAGTTG TTGCTGTTGGCAGCACTGGTAGCCGTGGTTGCGGCCGAGCGGCTGGACAACTCGTACCTGCCTCCAGCGGGTGCGCCACTGGCCGGCGGTGCTCCAGGAGCCATCGCAGCGCCCTTCGGCGGTCCTGGAGGAGCGTTTAGGCCCGGAGCTGGAGGTGCAGCTGGAAGACCTGGACTGGGCGG CATTGGAGGTGCTGGAGGCCCCGGTGCTGGTGGATTCCCAGGTGCTGGCCGTGGTCCTGGAGGTGCTGGAGCCGGTGGATTCCCTGGTGTTGGAGGCGCTGGTGGGTTTCcgggagctggagctggagctggtgGCGCTAGGCCTGGCGCAGGTGGATTCCCTGGTGCTGGAGGAGCTGGTGGATTCCCTGGTGCTGGAGGCCCTGGTGGATTCCCTGGAGCTGGAGCCGGTGGCGCTAGGC CTGGTGCAGGAGGATTCCCTGGTGCTGGAGGAGCTGGTGGGTTCCCTGGTGCAGGAGGAGCGGGTGGATTTCCTGGAGCTGGAGCTGGTGGTGCTAGGCCTGGTGCTGGAGCTGGTGGTGCTAGGCCTGGCGCTGGGGGATTCCCTGGCGCTGGAGGAGCTGGTGGTGCTGCTGGCGGTCCCGTCATCCCCATCCTCAAGTACGAGAATGTCAACAATGGTGATGGCTCCTACTACTTCAG CTATGAAACCGGCAACGGCATCGCCCAGGACGAGCAGGGCTACCTGAAGAACGCTGGAATCCCTGATGCTGAGGCCGAGACCGTGCAGGGCCGCTACACGTACACTGGAGACGATGGTGTGCAGTACACCATAACCTACACTGCCGATGAGAACGGCTTCCAGCCGCAGGGCGCCCATCTGCCCACTCCACCACCAATCCCCGAGGAGATCCTTCGCTCCCTGGAGCAGAACGCTGCTGAGGAGGCAGCTGCGGCAAAGGCTGGAGGAGTCGCTGGTGGTGCTTTCGGTGGTGCTCCAGGAGCTGGTGCTGGCGGTGCCTTTGGTGGGGCACCTGGAGCTGGTGCTGGTGGTGCTTTTGGGGGTCGTCCGGGAGCTGGCGCTGGTGGTGCTTTTGGTGGTGCACCTGGTGCTGGTGGTGCCTTTGGTGGGGCACCTGGAGCTGGTGCTGGTGGTCCTTTTGGAGGTCGTCCTGGCGCTGGTGCTGGAGGTCCCTCGAGTGGTGCTCCTGGAGCTGGTGGTGTATTTGGTGGTGGCAGAGCTCCTGGTGCTG GAGCCTTCGGCCGTCccggagctggagctggagctggagcaaCGCCCGGCTACTCGCCAGAGAGTGGCTATTCGTACCCTAACCCTGGCAAGTAG
- the LOC126418897 gene encoding uncharacterized protein LOC126418897 isoform X2 translates to MKLLLLAALVAVVAAERLDNSYLPPAGAPLAGGAPGAIAAPFGGPGGAFRPGAGGAAGRPGLGGIGGAGGPGAGGFPGAGRGPGGAGAGGFPGAGGAGGFPGAGGPGGFPGAGAGGARPGAGGFPGAGGAGGFPGAGGASGFPGAGAGGARPGAGGFPGAGGAGGFPGAGGAGGFPGAGAGGARPGAGAGGARPGAGGFPGAGGAGGAAGGPVIPILKYENVNNGDGSYYFSYETGNGIAQDEQGYLKNAGIPDAEAETVQGRYTYTGDDGVQYTITYTADENGFQPQGAHLPTPPPIPEEILRSLEQNAAEEAAAAKAGGVAGGAFGGAPGAGAGGAFGGAPGAGAGGAFGGRPGAGAGGAFGGAPGAGGAFGGAPGAGAGGPFGGRPGAGAGGPSSGAPGAGGVFGGGRAPGAGAFGRPGAGAGAGATPGYSPESGYSYPNPGK, encoded by the exons ATGAAGTTG TTGCTGTTGGCAGCACTGGTAGCCGTGGTTGCGGCCGAGCGGCTGGACAACTCGTACCTGCCTCCAGCGGGTGCGCCACTGGCCGGCGGTGCTCCAGGAGCCATCGCAGCGCCCTTCGGCGGTCCTGGAGGAGCGTTTAGGCCCGGAGCTGGAGGTGCAGCTGGAAGACCTGGACTGGGCGG CATTGGAGGTGCTGGAGGCCCCGGTGCTGGTGGATTCCCAGGTGCTGGCCGTGGTCCTGGAGGTGCTGGAGCCG GTGGATTCCCTGGTGCTGGAGGAGCTGGTGGATTCCCTGGTGCTGGAGGCCCTGGTGGATTCCCTGGAGCTGGAGCCGGTGGCGCTAGGCCTGGTGCAGGCGGATTCCCTGGTGCTGGAGGAGCTGGTGGATTCCCTGGTGCTGGAGGCGCCAGTGGATTCCCTGGAGCTGGAGCTGGTGGCGCTAGACCTGGTGCAGGAGGATTCCCTGGTGCTGGAGGAGCTGGTGGGTTCCCTGGTGCAGGAGGAGCGGGTGGATTTCCTGGAGCTGGAGCTGGTGGTGCTAGGCCTGGTGCTGGAGCTGGTGGTGCTAGGCCTGGCGCTGGGGGATTCCCTGGCGCTGGAGGAGCTGGTGGTGCTGCTGGCGGTCCCGTCATCCCCATCCTCAAGTACGAGAATGTCAACAATGGTGATGGCTCCTACTACTTCAG CTATGAAACCGGCAACGGCATCGCCCAGGACGAGCAGGGCTACCTGAAGAACGCTGGAATCCCTGATGCTGAGGCCGAGACCGTGCAGGGCCGCTACACGTACACTGGAGACGATGGTGTGCAGTACACCATAACCTACACTGCCGATGAGAACGGCTTCCAGCCGCAGGGCGCCCATCTGCCCACTCCACCACCAATCCCCGAGGAGATCCTTCGCTCCCTGGAGCAGAACGCTGCTGAGGAGGCAGCTGCGGCAAAGGCTGGAGGAGTCGCTGGTGGTGCTTTCGGTGGTGCTCCAGGAGCTGGTGCTGGCGGTGCCTTTGGTGGGGCACCTGGAGCTGGTGCTGGTGGTGCTTTTGGGGGTCGTCCGGGAGCTGGCGCTGGTGGTGCTTTTGGTGGTGCACCTGGTGCTGGTGGTGCCTTTGGTGGGGCACCTGGAGCTGGTGCTGGTGGTCCTTTTGGAGGTCGTCCTGGCGCTGGTGCTGGAGGTCCCTCGAGTGGTGCTCCTGGAGCTGGTGGTGTATTTGGTGGTGGCAGAGCTCCTGGTGCTG GAGCCTTCGGCCGTCccggagctggagctggagctggagcaaCGCCCGGCTACTCGCCAGAGAGTGGCTATTCGTACCCTAACCCTGGCAAGTAG
- the LOC126418897 gene encoding pupal cuticle protein 36-like isoform X1 has translation MKLLLLAALVAVVAAERLDNSYLPPAGAPLAGGAPGAIAAPFGGPGGAFRPGAGGAAGRPGLGGIGGAGGPGAGGFPGAGRGPGGAGAGGFPGVGGAGGFPGAGAGAGGARPGAGGFPGAGGAGGFPGAGGPGGFPGAGAGGARPGAGGFPGAGGAGGFPGAGGASGFPGAGAGGARPGAGGFPGAGGAGGFPGAGGAGGFPGAGAGGARPGAGAGGARPGAGGFPGAGGAGGAAGGPVIPILKYENVNNGDGSYYFSYETGNGIAQDEQGYLKNAGIPDAEAETVQGRYTYTGDDGVQYTITYTADENGFQPQGAHLPTPPPIPEEILRSLEQNAAEEAAAAKAGGVAGGAFGGAPGAGAGGAFGGAPGAGAGGAFGGRPGAGAGGAFGGAPGAGGAFGGAPGAGAGGPFGGRPGAGAGGPSSGAPGAGGVFGGGRAPGAGAFGRPGAGAGAGATPGYSPESGYSYPNPGK, from the exons ATGAAGTTG TTGCTGTTGGCAGCACTGGTAGCCGTGGTTGCGGCCGAGCGGCTGGACAACTCGTACCTGCCTCCAGCGGGTGCGCCACTGGCCGGCGGTGCTCCAGGAGCCATCGCAGCGCCCTTCGGCGGTCCTGGAGGAGCGTTTAGGCCCGGAGCTGGAGGTGCAGCTGGAAGACCTGGACTGGGCGG CATTGGAGGTGCTGGAGGCCCCGGTGCTGGTGGATTCCCAGGTGCTGGCCGTGGTCCTGGAGGTGCTGGAGCCGGTGGATTCCCTGGTGTTGGAGGCGCTGGTGGGTTTCcgggagctggagctggagctggtgGCGCTAGGCCTGGCGCAGGTGGATTCCCTGGTGCTGGAGGAGCTGGTGGATTCCCTGGTGCTGGAGGCCCTGGTGGATTCCCTGGAGCTGGAGCCGGTGGCGCTAGGCCTGGTGCAGGCGGATTCCCTGGTGCTGGAGGAGCTGGTGGATTCCCTGGTGCTGGAGGCGCCAGTGGATTCCCTGGAGCTGGAGCTGGTGGCGCTAGACCTGGTGCAGGAGGATTCCCTGGTGCTGGAGGAGCTGGTGGGTTCCCTGGTGCAGGAGGAGCGGGTGGATTTCCTGGAGCTGGAGCTGGTGGTGCTAGGCCTGGTGCTGGAGCTGGTGGTGCTAGGCCTGGCGCTGGGGGATTCCCTGGCGCTGGAGGAGCTGGTGGTGCTGCTGGCGGTCCCGTCATCCCCATCCTCAAGTACGAGAATGTCAACAATGGTGATGGCTCCTACTACTTCAG CTATGAAACCGGCAACGGCATCGCCCAGGACGAGCAGGGCTACCTGAAGAACGCTGGAATCCCTGATGCTGAGGCCGAGACCGTGCAGGGCCGCTACACGTACACTGGAGACGATGGTGTGCAGTACACCATAACCTACACTGCCGATGAGAACGGCTTCCAGCCGCAGGGCGCCCATCTGCCCACTCCACCACCAATCCCCGAGGAGATCCTTCGCTCCCTGGAGCAGAACGCTGCTGAGGAGGCAGCTGCGGCAAAGGCTGGAGGAGTCGCTGGTGGTGCTTTCGGTGGTGCTCCAGGAGCTGGTGCTGGCGGTGCCTTTGGTGGGGCACCTGGAGCTGGTGCTGGTGGTGCTTTTGGGGGTCGTCCGGGAGCTGGCGCTGGTGGTGCTTTTGGTGGTGCACCTGGTGCTGGTGGTGCCTTTGGTGGGGCACCTGGAGCTGGTGCTGGTGGTCCTTTTGGAGGTCGTCCTGGCGCTGGTGCTGGAGGTCCCTCGAGTGGTGCTCCTGGAGCTGGTGGTGTATTTGGTGGTGGCAGAGCTCCTGGTGCTG GAGCCTTCGGCCGTCccggagctggagctggagctggagcaaCGCCCGGCTACTCGCCAGAGAGTGGCTATTCGTACCCTAACCCTGGCAAGTAG